In one Culex quinquefasciatus strain JHB chromosome 2, VPISU_Cqui_1.0_pri_paternal, whole genome shotgun sequence genomic region, the following are encoded:
- the LOC6035669 gene encoding pancreatic triacylglycerol lipase, translating into MKLAAPLAVLLGFAAIGYSLPVEPKPWVLIPDGKGHMHMVNIDPVQVPTEEYEIEPHFNPEMDVVFRLHTRRNPVHPQIINWFDPSSISNSNFNPAHPTRFLIHGWVEGQDAELHWVIKDHYMRVGDFNVINVDWGAGAQTINYIAARNRVGGVGMIVSRVIDVIRATTGQSRDLINVIGFSLGGHAAGNAGKGQEGQLNTVIALDPAGPLFSRGQADILTENDALYTEAIYTNAGLLAFDEPLCHANFYPNGGRSQPGCLIDLAGVCSHMRVNELFAESVSTANHFLSMRCANYAEILSGRCTSSGPYAKMGGEPSNRGRGVNGVFHLMTNSASPFARG; encoded by the exons ATGAAACTCGCAGCACCACTGGCCGTTTTGCTCGGCTTTGCCGCAATTG GTTACTCTCTGCCGGTAGAACCCAAACCGTGGGTCTTGATCCCGGACGGAAAGGGTCACATGCACATGGTCAACATCGATCCAGTCCAAGTCCCAACCGAGGAGTATGAGATCGAACCACACTTCAACCCGGAGATGGACGTCGTGTTCCGGCTACACACTCGCCGCAACCCAGTTCATCCGCAGATCATCAACTGGTTCGATCCGTCGTCGATCTCGAACTCCAACTTCAACCCGGCACATCCGACGCGTTTCTTGATCCACGGATGGGTTGAGGGCCAGGATGCGGAGCTGCACTGGGTCATTAAGGATCACTACATGCGCGTTGGAGACTTCAACGTGATCAACGTAGATTGGGGTGCGGGAGCGCAGACCATCAACTACATCGCTGCCCGGAACCGTGTCGGTGGAGTTGGAATGATCGTGTCCCGAGTGATCGATGTGATCCGTGCCACCACAGGACAGTCGCGCGACCTGATCAACGTTATCGGATTCAGCTTGGGTGGTCACGCTGCCGGTAACGCCGGAAAGGGTCAGGAGGGACAGCTGAACACTGTAATCGCGCTGGATCCCGCCGGACCTCTGTTCTCTCGAGGACAAGCCGATATCCTAACCGAGAACGACGCCCTCTACACGGAAGCTATCTACACCAATGCTGGACTGTTGGCGTTTGACGAACCCCTTTGCCACGCCAACTTCTACCCCAACGGAGGCCGTTCCCAGCCGGGATGTCTCATTGATCTGGCCGGAGTTTGCTCCCACATGCGAGTCAACGAGCTGTTTGCCGAGTCGGTATCCACTGCGAATCACTTCCTGTCGATGCGGTGTGCCAACTATGCGGAAATTTTGTCGGGACGATGCACCTCCAGTGGACCGTACGCCAAGATGGGAGGAGAACCGTCGAACAGGGGACGTGGTGTCAACGGAGTGTTCCATCTGATGACGAACTCGGCTTCGCCGTTCGCGAGGGGTTAA
- the LOC6035670 gene encoding pancreatic triacylglycerol lipase yields MKFAVGVLLSVALGALAAPTDLQPTLVRDEAGNLHLVNPDPYTVVDAEMEPLFNAESDIVFRLFTRQNPVHGQVLEWNNPASVLNSNFNPGNPTRFTIHGWNGDGTSGLHSNIRENYFTVGEFNVINVDWGAGAQTINYITARNRVASVGDIMSRMVDTLVSATGISRNSINLVGHSLGAHAAGVAGRMQNGQLNTVVGLDPAGPLFSLSDNDILQPSDAQYVEAVFSAAGSLGFDLPLGDSNFYPNGGRSQPGCGIDITGSCAHSRAHALFAESVSTTVGFRATRCASHSELVGGGCTSSGPDALMGGEPSNHGRGVNGIFRFSTNSNTPFAQG; encoded by the coding sequence ATGAAGTTCGCGGTAGGTGTATTACTTTCGGTAGCGCTTGGAGCGCTCGCTGCTCCAACGGATCTACAACCAACGCTGGTTCGAGACGAAGCTGGAAACCTGCACCTTGTCAACCCGGACCCGTACACCGTGGTTGATGCCGAGATGGAACCACTATTTAACGCTGAGTCCGACATTGTGTTTCGGTTGTTCACCCGGCAGAATCCCGTTCATGGACAGGTGTTGGAGTGGAACAACCCGGCATCGGTACTGAACTCCAACTTCAATCCGGGCAATCCGACTCGGTTCACCATTCACGGCTGGAACGGTGACGGAACTTCAGGACTTCACTCGAACATTCGTGAAAACTACTTCACCGTTGGAGAATTCAACGTGATCAATGTCGATTGGGGAGCAGGTGCTCAGACCATCAACTACATCACCGCCAGAAATCGCGTGGCATCCGTTGGAGACATCATGTCCCGAATGGTCGACACGCTGGTTTCCGCCACCGGTATCTCCCGAAACTCCATCAACCTAGTCGGGCACAGCTTGGGAGCGCACGCTGCCGGAGTTGCGGGTCGCATGCAAAACGGTCAACTCAACACCGTCGTCGGACTAGATCCCGCAGGACCGCTGTTCTCCCTCAGTGACAACGACATCCTGCAGCCATCGGACGCCCAGTACGTGGAAGCGGTCTTTTCAGCAGCTGGTTCGCTCGGATTCGATCTCCCACTGGGAGATTCGAACTTTTACCCGAACGGAGGACGGTCACAGCCGGGTTGTGGCATCGACATTACCGGAAGTTGTGCGCACTCGCGTGCTCACGCACTGTTTGCGGAGTCCGTTTCGACGACGGTAGGATTCCGGGCGACCCGGTGCGCATCGCACAGTGAACTCGTGGGCGGAGGATGCACGTCCAGTGGGCCGGATGCCCTGATGGGTGGTGAACCGTCGAACCACGGACGGGGAGTGAACGGAATCTTCCGGTTTAGCACCAATTCGAACACGCCGTTTGCTCAGGGTTAG
- the LOC6035671 gene encoding pancreatic lipase-related protein 2, translated as MVKSVLVAIFGLLVVATAAPLDQLDQDKWSLVPDSNGHLHLVNLNPYSVPDQQEPEKLFIPAQDTIFRLYTRSNPLAPQVLVLNNPASVTASDFNPARPTRFIIHGWNNDGFSEVNTILTNAWLTRGDFNVITVDWGVGAQTANYINARGRVQLVGSVVSTFISFLESTSGLSPNSVYIAGHSLGAHAAGNAGFYQQNRLNTIFGMDPALPLFSLESSDRIHGSDAQYVETIHTNAGLLGFDLPLGRASFYPNGGRTQPGCGIDITGACAHGRAFEFLAESIISGGFTSIPCQNYQQILENNCVINGPSRPMGGEPSNQVAGAQGVYTLSTRAASPFSLG; from the exons ATGGTTAAATCGGTTCTTGTGGCTATTTTCGGACTGTTGGTCGTTG CCACGGCTGCTCCTCTGGATCAGCTGGACCAGGACAAGTGGAGTCTCGTTCCGGATTCCAATGGACATCTGCACTTGGTCAACCTGAATCCGTACAGTGTTCCCGACCAACAGGAACCGGAAAAGCTGTTCATTCCAGCTCAGGATACCATTTTCCGGTTGTACACACGATCGAACCCGCTTGCACCCCAGGTTCTCGTCCTGAACAACCCTGCCTCAGTAACAGCCTCGGACTTTAATCCGGCCCGCCCAACGCGGTTCATCATCCACGGCTGGAACAACGACGGTTTCTCCGAGGTCAACACCATCCTGACGAACGCCTGGCTGACCCGTGGAGACTTCAACGTAATCACCGTTGATTGGGGAGTTGGAGCGCAAACCGCCAACTATATCAATGCACGAGGCCGAGTACAGCTGGTTGGTTCCGTGGTGTCCACGTTCATCAGCTTCCTCGAGTCAACCAGCGGATTGTCCCCCAACAGCGTCTACATTGCGGGTCACAGTCTGGGAGCTCACGCCGCTGGAAATGCTGGCTTCTACCAGCAAAACAGGCTGAACACGATCTTCGGTATGGACCCGGCTTTGCCGCTGTTTTCGCTGGAGAGCTCCGATCGTATTCACGGTTCAGATGCGCAGTATGTTGAAACAATCCACACCAACGCCGGACTGCTGGGCTTCGATCTCCCATTGGGGCGTGCTTCGTTCTACCCGAATGGAGGTCGTACTCAGCCAGGATGTGGCATTGACATCACCGGAGCTTGTGCCCATGGGCGGGCATTCGAGTTCCTCGCGGAGTCCATTATCTCTGGTGGTTTCACGTCGATCCCTTGTCAGAACTACCAGCAGATCCTGGAGAACAACTGCGTTATCAACGGACCTAGCCGTCCCATGGGTGGTGAGCCGTCGAACCAGGTAGCTGGAGCGCAGGGAGTTTACACGTTGAGCACGCGGGCCGCAAGTCCGTTCTCGTTGGGTTAG
- the LOC6035668 gene encoding pancreatic triacylglycerol lipase, which produces MKLAAAVAVFVGLAASGYSLPVEPKPWALIPDGAGHLHIVNIDPVNIPTGEDEIEPHFNPESDVVFRLYTRRNPLHPQLIRWDDPSSIMNSNFNPENPTRFLIHGWIEGEDATLHWVIKDHFMRVGDFNVINVDWGAGAQTINYIGARNRVAGVGMITSRVIDVIRATSGQSRDLINVIGFSLGAHAAGNTGKGQNGQLNSVIALDPAGPLFSRGQADILTDTDAIYTEAIYTNAGLLAFDEPLCHANFYPNGGRSQPGCITSVCAHNRVNELFAESVSTANHFLSMRCADHSEILSGRCTSSGPYAKMGGEPSNRGRGVSGVYHLMTNSAAPFARG; this is translated from the exons ATGAAACTCGCAGCTGCAGTAGCAGTTTTCGTTGGTTTGGCCGCCTCAG GCTACTCACTTCCGGTCGAACCGAAGCCGTGGGCCCTCATCCCGGACGGCGCAGGTCATCTGCACATCGTCAACATCGATCCAGTGAACATCCCAACCGGAGAAGATGAGATTGAACCACACTTCAACCCGGAAAGTGACGTCGTGTTCCGACTGTACACCCGACGCAACCCACTTCACCCGCAGCTGATCCGATGGGATGACCCTTCGTCGATTATGAACTCCAACTTCAACCCGGAAAATCCAACGCGATTTTTGATCCACGGATGGATCGAAGGTGAGGATGCGACTCTGCACTGGGTCATCAAGGATCATTTCATGCGCGTTGGAGACTTCAACGTGATCAACGTGGATTGGGGCGCGGGAGCGCAGACCATCAACTACATCGGAGCCCGTAACCGCGTCGCCGGAGTTGGTATGATCACGTCGCGGGTAATCGATGTGATTCGTGCCACTTCCGGACAGTCGCGTGACTTGATCAACGTTATTGGATTCAGTTTGGGAGCGCATGCCGCCGGTAACACCGGCAAGGGTCAAAATGGACAGCTCAACTCGGTAATCGCTTTGGACCCCGCCGGTCCGCTGTTTTCGCGAGGACAAGCTGACATCCTAACCGATACTGACGCCATCTACACGGAAGCTATCTACACCAACGCTGGACTGTTGGCGTTCGATGAACCTCTTTGCCATGCCAACTTCTACCCCAACGGAGGACGTTCCCAGCCGGGTTGTATTACCAGCGTGTGTGCCCACAACCGGGTAAATGAGTTGTTTGCCGAGTCGGTGTCCACCGCGAATCACTTCCTGTCGATGCGATGCGCTGATCATTCGGAGATCCTGTCGGGAAGGTGCACTTCCAGTGGACCGTACGCCAAGATGGGAGGAGAACCATCGAACAGAGGACGTGGCGTTAGTGGAGTTTATCATTTGATGACCAATTCGGCAGCGCCGTTTGCCAGAGGATAG